In Bacillus toyonensis BCT-7112, a single window of DNA contains:
- the entD gene encoding cell wall-binding protein EntD, protein MKKLLGIATAAVFGLGIFAGSAKAETIVTTDVLNVRENPNVESKLVGKMLSGNKLDVINTENGWSKIKLDGKEAFVSAEFTKSTYYVTANVLNIRAGANTDSEILGKFNKNDLIETTNQVQNEWLQFDYNGKVAYVHVPFLTGTAPVIEKKEVVTQEEVPERVNTPVKNNKAVKSKESVKNVESNKPVVKQQSTTKQVAKSTQTSAPAGGREITVEATAYTANPSENGTYGGRVLTAMGHDLTANPNMKVIAVDPKVIPLGSKVWVEGYGEAIAGDTGGAIKGNRIDVLVGSDGSANSWGRKSVKVKVIQ, encoded by the coding sequence ATGAAAAAATTATTAGGTATAGCAACAGCGGCAGTTTTTGGTCTTGGGATTTTTGCAGGTTCTGCGAAAGCAGAAACGATTGTAACAACAGACGTATTAAATGTGAGAGAAAACCCAAATGTAGAGTCAAAGCTTGTAGGTAAAATGTTAAGTGGAAATAAATTAGATGTTATAAATACAGAAAACGGATGGTCGAAAATTAAATTAGACGGTAAAGAAGCATTTGTAAGTGCTGAATTTACTAAAAGTACGTATTATGTAACTGCGAATGTATTAAATATTCGTGCTGGAGCGAATACTGACTCTGAAATTCTTGGTAAATTTAATAAAAATGATTTGATTGAAACGACAAATCAAGTTCAAAATGAATGGTTACAATTCGACTACAATGGAAAAGTTGCATATGTTCACGTGCCATTTTTAACAGGGACGGCACCGGTAATTGAAAAGAAAGAAGTTGTAACGCAAGAAGAAGTGCCGGAAAGAGTAAATACGCCGGTTAAAAATAATAAAGCAGTTAAGAGCAAAGAGTCTGTTAAGAATGTAGAATCAAATAAACCTGTGGTAAAACAGCAGTCAACTACGAAACAAGTTGCGAAATCTACTCAAACAAGTGCCCCTGCTGGTGGACGTGAAATAACAGTAGAAGCGACGGCGTATACAGCAAATCCAAGTGAGAATGGTACGTATGGTGGTCGTGTATTAACTGCAATGGGGCATGATTTAACAGCGAATCCAAATATGAAAGTAATTGCTGTTGATCCAAAGGTAATTCCACTTGGATCGAAAGTATGGGTAGAAGGATATGGAGAAGCGATTGCTGGAGATACTGGTGGTGCTATTAAAGGAAATCGTATTGATGTATTAGTGGGCTCAGATGGTAGTGCTAATAGCTGGGGCCGTAAGTCTGTAAAAGTGAAAGTTATACAATAG